Within the Pseudomonas sp. SL4(2022) genome, the region TGACGATGCCGCAGAACAGTTCGGCGGTTTTCTCAGTGTCGTAACGGGCCGAGTGTGCTTCCTTGCCATCGAAATCGATGCCAGCGGCCTGGCAGGCCTTGGCCAGTACGGTCTGGCCGTAAGCCAGGCCAGCCAGGGTGGCGGTATCGAAGCTGGAGAACGGGTGGAACGGGTTGCGTTTGATGCCGCAGCGCGTCACGGCCGCATTGAGAAAACCCAGGTCGAAGCTGCTGTTGTGCCCGACCAGAATCGCCCGTTTGCAGCTGTTGGCCTTCAACGACTTGCGCAGCCCTTTGAAGATCTCGCCAAGGGCATGCTCTTCACTCACCGCCATGCGCAACGGGTGATCGAGCTTGATACCGGTGAAGTCCAGTGCCGCTTGTTCGATATTCGCGCCTGCGAACGGCTCGATACGAAAGAAGTGGGTGTGTTCCGGATAAAGAAAACCGCCTTCATCCATGCCGATGGTGGTAGCGGCAATCTCCAGCAGGGCATCGGTGGCGCAGTTGAAACCACCGGTTTCCACGTCCACGACTACCGGCAAGTAGCCACGAAAGCGTGTCGCCATCGGGTGGCGTGGGCCGGAGTGCGGGCTGCTCTCGAGCTCGTCGTCGTACAGGTCTTCACTCACGCTTGGCGCTCCAGCAGACGCCAGCGCAGGGTTTCACCGGCGCGCAGCGGGATAACGGTTTGCTCGCCCAGTGGCAGGCTGGCAGGTGCAGTCCAGTCTTCACGCACCAGGGTGATGCTGTCGCTGTTGCGCGGCAGGCCATAGAAATCCGGGCCGTTCAGGCTGGCGAAGGCTTCCAGCTTATCCAGCGCGTTGCGCTGCTCGAAGGCCTCGGCATACAGCTCGATGGCCGCATAGGCGGTGTAGCAACCGGCGCAGCCGCAGGCTGCTTCTTTGGCGTGCTTGGCGTGCGGCGCCGAGTCGGTGCCGAGGAAGAACTTGGCGTTGCCACTGGTGGCCGCATCCAGCAGGGCATCCTGGTGGGTGTTGCGCTTGAGGATCGGCAGGCAATAGAAGTGTGGGCGGATGCCGCCAACCAGCATGTGGTTGCGGTTGTACAGCAGGTGATGGGCGGTGATGGTGGCACCTACGTTGGCCGAGGCGCCTTGTACGAACTCCACCGCATCGCGCGTGGTGATGTGCTCGAACACCACTTTCAGGGTCGGGAAGCGCTCGACCACACGGCTCAGGTGTTCGCCGATAAAGATCTTCTCGCGGTCGAATACATCGATCTCGCTGCGCGTCACTTCGCCGTGTACCAGCAGTGGTAGGCCGACTTCAGCCATGGCTTCGAGCACCGGGAAAATCTTGTCGATGCTGGTCACGCCAGAATCGGAGTTGGTGGTCGCGCCGGCCGGGTAGAGCTTGGCCGCATGCACAAAGTCCGAGGCTTTGGCTGTGCGAATGTCTTCAGGCTGGGTCAGGTCGGTGAGGTACAGCACCATCAGCGGCTCGAAACGGCTGCCCGCAGGGCGGGCGCTGAGAATGCGCTGGCGATAGGCATCCGCTTCGCTTGCGTTGCGTACCGGCGGCACCAGGTTGGGCATGATGATGGCGCGTCCGAAGGTGCGGGCTACATCGGCGACGGTGTGGGGCAGAACGCCACCGTCGCGCAGGTGGATGTGCCAGTCGTCGGGACGCAGCAGGGTAAGGCGGTCAGTCATGGAAGCTTCCAGGCGGGCAAAACGTGGCGAGAATGCTACCGGAAAAGCCCCGTGGCAGCACGTTGAAAGCAGGCGTGTTGGACAAACTCGGATGGATGTCGATGGCTACCGCCTGGCCGCTTCCTGGGATGGCGGCACCTGAGCGTGGCTGCGTGCTCAAGTTTTCTGGCGCGGCACCGATAGACAGAAGGTAAGCCGTATTCCCTGGAGTCTGTCGTGCGACCCTACCCACTCGCAGTGCTTTGCCTGCTGGCAAGCCAGTCGGCCCTTGCTATCAGCTTCCAGACTCGTCTGGAGAAGATCGAGTGGCAGGTTGAAGGTGATCAGTTCGAGTGCCGCCTGTCGCAACCTATCACCGATTTCGGCTCCGGGGTGTTTGTGCGGCGAGCTGGGGAGCAGGTGATATTCAGTCTCAAGGCCCGCGAGCGCTGGATGAGCAAAGGCAACGCGACGCTGTTGGCTGCTGCTGCACCGTGGCAGCCAGGGCGAGGGGACATCAATCTCGGCTCGGTCAATGTGCTG harbors:
- the rnt gene encoding ribonuclease T, with amino-acid sequence MSEDLYDDELESSPHSGPRHPMATRFRGYLPVVVDVETGGFNCATDALLEIAATTIGMDEGGFLYPEHTHFFRIEPFAGANIEQAALDFTGIKLDHPLRMAVSEEHALGEIFKGLRKSLKANSCKRAILVGHNSSFDLGFLNAAVTRCGIKRNPFHPFSSFDTATLAGLAYGQTVLAKACQAAGIDFDGKEAHSARYDTEKTAELFCGIVNRWKEMGGWMDFDD
- the pyrC gene encoding dihydroorotase, whose amino-acid sequence is MTDRLTLLRPDDWHIHLRDGGVLPHTVADVARTFGRAIIMPNLVPPVRNASEADAYRQRILSARPAGSRFEPLMVLYLTDLTQPEDIRTAKASDFVHAAKLYPAGATTNSDSGVTSIDKIFPVLEAMAEVGLPLLVHGEVTRSEIDVFDREKIFIGEHLSRVVERFPTLKVVFEHITTRDAVEFVQGASANVGATITAHHLLYNRNHMLVGGIRPHFYCLPILKRNTHQDALLDAATSGNAKFFLGTDSAPHAKHAKEAACGCAGCYTAYAAIELYAEAFEQRNALDKLEAFASLNGPDFYGLPRNSDSITLVREDWTAPASLPLGEQTVIPLRAGETLRWRLLERQA